In Verrucomicrobiota bacterium, the DNA window CGCCTTTATCTCTGCTTCAAAAGTGGAACATACTTCACAAAGCTACATTGATGGAGGTAGCAGTACCAGCTGTACTTGCGAATCTAGCCTTTTTATTGGGTAGTTATCTCCATAAATTATGGCCTGGTTCAAAAGTGCCTACAATCCTACTGAATTCGCGGGAAATGATTATTTTGTGGAGTTCTGGGATATTGGCTATTGCCGCAATTAGCGTTGTATTTGTTAAAATTGGACTGTCCGGATTCAGTTTCCATTACTTTAGTTTTCGAGCAGCCTATGTTGATGGAGTGACCACTTTAATGCACTTATCAACGTTTGGAATTGTTTATTTGGTAGGGAAAAAAATATGGGTCGGGAAGAGTTATTCAATTCCAACGATATTATTAAGTCTCTTTGTCTTCGTTGCAGTAGCGAGGGGGACTTTAGGTGCAGAAAGGCTCGCGCTGTTCATTCCGATTTTGGCGCTAATTATTCTTTTCTTTGTAAGACGAGGTGTGCGTCTAAAAATCAAATCAATTGTATTAGTTTCTTCTGTTGGGGTGCTCTTTTTGATCATATTCTCCGTGCTGGAGTACTATCGGACCTATGGCGTAAAAGTTCTTTCCGGAGCAGATATTGGAGGTCCTATCAGTTACGGACTAGAAAGGCTTCAGATGTACTATGCTACCGCCGTCAATTCTGGAGCGAGTGAGCTTTCAATAATTAGAGAAGGGAAATTGTACTACCCACCGTTTATGGTTACGTTACAGCCAATCGCCCAAATCATCAGTTTTTCAGATACGCTTGAGCAAGTATTTGGATACTACACATTCCGAAATATACCGCTTGAAGAATTGGGAATGTATACTCCTGAGTTTAACAATCGGTGGGGATTGATATCACCATTTTTTGAAGGTTACTTTTTGGGCGCGCTATTTTGGTTAATATGGGGGTTTGTTGGCCAAAGATACTACTCCATTTTATTTATAGATAAATCTTATTCAATGTCGGATGGCCTTGCCTTCAGCTTTATAATGGTGGGATTTATCGACTCGGCCTTAAGAGTAAATTTACTCAGTGCCTCTCATCTTCTATTACCCTTATTTATGGTTTTTATTTTAAAGTTGGTGGAAACAAAAGGAAGGATTAGGAACCCTTAAGACAGATACCAAAGTATTGGCATTTTATGAGTAAATTGGTAACAGTTTCATCATGTTTGGTTTTTGTATCGTGCATTGCGGTTACTGTTGGGCTAAGGTTTTGTCGCATTGGACACGATAGTGTTTCCTACATACTTCCAACTGAAGATCATCAAAGAATTGATGGATGGGAATATGAGAGTCTTCCATTATCGCCGACAGAACAATTGACGGAGAAAACTGCTGAGGTTTTGGGATTTGATGATTTCATTTTTTCACAATACAAACAGCAAAGTTATGAGTTTTCGGTTTTTGCCGTGCATTGGAAAAAAGACTCAACTCATTGGCTGGAGGTTTCTACACACGTTCCAGATAACTGTTTCACAGCGCTGGGAATGCAAATCTTGGAAAAAAGACAGGTTAATCTAAAGAATGGAGATAACCTCGAGTTGAATAACGTCTCACAAAGACTCTTTCAAAGTGGGACAGAAAGATTGTGGTGTTTGTATATTCATTTTTCAGGTGCAACCACCATCAATTACCAGAATTATGGGGAAGGTAAGACCCTTAAGTTTCTTCTAGATAATGTTGGGACATATTTTGAAGGGAATCAGGAACAGTATTACCTTCGGCTGTTAAGTAACCGGGAAATTCTAAGTATAAATAGTGAATTTCTTAACCCCGATATGGAGAAGATCTTCTACCGCTTTCTCCATACCGAAGTTGGTTTTTGAGGTTATGAGAGTTGCATTTAACGGGAGATTTTCCGGGACCAATCGTCCTACGGGTACTCAAACTGTAGCGTTCTGGATCTTCGAATCCGTCTTGAGAAAAAAACGAGATTTCGAGGTCTTTGTCTTTGTAGATACCTCTACCGATAAAAGAATACAAAACTGGAATAACTACCCAGGGGTTAGAATAATCCATGTCCCATTTCGAAGTTGGGGAAAAATTCGTTGTAATGCTTGGGAGCAAATTGTTTTTCCGACACTTGCTCGTAATTTAAACTGCGACCTAATCCATAATCCGATTAATACCTGTCCGAGATATTGTAGAGGAATATCGAACATTGTTACTGTGCACGACCTAAATTTTTTGCACCATCCTGAGTGGTATGGGTTTACATTTCGGAGGTGGTTAGTTCACTGGATTCTTCCAGCTATTAAAAAGGCTGAAAGTGTTGTTTGCGTGTCTGACTACGTGCAAAAAGACGTTACAAAAACTCTGAAGTTAAATAGTAGAAATGTTCATCGCATTTATAATGGTGTAAAATCCTCCATAGTTTCGGAGGAAGTTACGGCGACTCATGGAAGTTACGTACTCACAGTCAATCCATGGCAACCACATAAAAATCTGCGAAGAGTTATTGAAGCAATGAAGCTAATTTGGGGAAAACGTCCCGAATTGGATTTGGTAATCGTAGGAAGGGCACAGGAAAATTTTGGGAAAGGCGAAAATCTCAGAGAACATCTAGATGATCCTAGAATCAGAGTCCTTGATTACGTTTCGGAAGAGGAGTTGAAAATCTTATATTCCGAAGCGGCATTGCTCTGCTATCCATCCTTAGAAGAGGGATTCGGCCTCCCAATATTGGAATCGCTTATTTCAGGAGCTCCTGTGGTTACTTCGAATTTGAGTTGTCTTCCAGAAATAGGCGGAAGTTCTTGCCAATATGTTGATCCGTTTTCCGCGATTTCAATCGCAGAAGGAATCCAGGTTTTATTGAATGAGGATTCAGTAAGCAGGAATTCGAGAATAGAAAAAGGATTGGTTCATGCCAAAAAGTTTAATTGGTCTTTGGTAGCTGAGCAATATATCGAATTGTACAAACAATGCGTATCTTAACAATTGTCGAGCCAGGGACCGATGGAGTGTTTCGCCATGTTGAAGCGCTTTGCAATTTCCTAATGTCCAAAGGGATCGACTGTGATCTCGTTTACTCTTCCAAAAGAAGCTGTCCAGATTTGTTTATATTAAAGGAAAGAATATTGGCAAATGGTGGGAACGTTTGTGACATGAACGTTGGAAATTCCCCGAGCATAGGAGATATTTCTGCGTCTTTGAAGATTCTGAAATCAATCGTGAGTAAAAAGCCAGACTTGGTTCATTGCCACAGTTCAAAAGCAGGCGCTCTTGGTCGAATTGTGGGGTCAATATTTTTTCCAGTTACTCCAATCGTTTATTCCCCACATGCCTATTATGGGTTATTAGGTCGGAGTACTATCAAAACTTTGATTTTTGATTCCATAGAACTTTTTTTATCAGGGAGAGCATTCACTCTAAATATATCTGATGATGAGAGAAACTATGGAAACCGAAAGCTGGGGGTTTCACCGTCTCAATCTACAGTGTTACCTCATGGTGTTGACACCGAAAGATTCAAACCAGTTTCGAAGGACAATCGAATGAAACTCCGAGAGAAATACGGGATAGATCAAAGAGCCAAAATCATGGGAATTATTGGACGAGCTTCGCCGCAGAAGGATTATCCTACTCTCTATAATGCGATCAGATTCGCGCTAAATAAGAATCCGGAGATGAGTTTTTTCCAGGTAAGCTGGGGGAGGGGATTGGGAAGTATCAAGATGCTTGCTGATGAATTAAAAATCTCAAAGAGAATTACATTTTCTTCCTACCTGGATGACGTTCGTGAATTTTATGGTATTGTTGATGGAGTAATCATGACTTCCAAATATGAAGCAGGAATCCCCTATGTTGCGTTAGAAGCAATTAGCTGTGGATTGCCTTTAATTGCCTCGGATGGGATTGGAATACGCGAACTAAGTAGCTGTAGATTCCGAAATGTGAGAATTGCCCAAACGAAGAATCCTCAAGCTTTCAGCGAAGCAATGACCAAGTGGTTTCTTGAAGATTGCTGTGATGATCCTCATGATAGAAGATTGATCGAAAATAACTTTAGCAGTGGTGCAGCTCTAGGAAAAATAGCCCTACTTTATGAGTTCTTACTAACAGCCTCTCAAAAAAGAGCTACTGATTCAGCTAGCTGTTAGAATCAATCAGTGTAATAATTCTTGGGGATTTTATTTGGCCTTAATGAGAAGACCCAAGGAATGTTTTGGTCGGAATCTTTAGCAAACTCTACAACGCCGAATCCCATATAGTACTTTGGTTCTAGCTGTTCCTCTTGCACAAATTCCCGGTATCCGATGTCGGCGCCAACCCAGGATGTTCCATCTTTACAATCATCAACAAGAATAATTCCTCCTTCTGCCATTTTGTTTTTTAATAGGTGGAGTGCGTCGTAAATCGGATCCCTTAAATCCACATCAAGAAGGCAAATAGAAATATTATCGGGAAGATCTGATGGATTAGCCTTACAAATGTCATGTTGTATGAAATCTATATTCCTAGTGATTCCCCACCTATTCAGATTTTCCTTCACATGTTTAAGAGAACTATCACTGAAAAAGTTATCGTGAATTTTGCTTAAACCCAGTTTATGATCTTTATCTAGTTGTGATTCGACAAACCCGGAAAACGTATCCACGCAGTAATATTTTTTGTGGCACCCAATTTTTGACAGAAACTGACACGCTAATGCTGTGGTTCCTCCATAAGCTACGCCTATCTCTACGATGGGTCCATCCACCATTTTTTTGTGGTAAATGGCATCCAAGTATCCGTAGAGATTCTCTACAGTCATAGAAGAAACTGGAGGTTTTCCCAGAAATCTTCTAAGTGTTTTTTTAAGCAATCGCTTCATTTTTAATCAGTTTGAGCAATTTATGTATCCACTCCTTCGACCCTGGATCGGTATAGGTTTTTTGGTCTTTCTCTAATACGCATTCTTCCTCCTCACCAGCGTCATCACCATAATATACACATCCATCCATACCGACCAGTTTTCAATGTAGAAGAGGTCGTATTGGATGCGGCTCTCAAGACTCGTATTTCCCCGAAGCCCGTTAATTTGTGCCCAGCCGGTAAGCCCTGGTTTGACTGAATGACGGGTCTGGTAGTGTTGAACCTCGTAAAGGAAACCTTCTATAAGTTCCGGTCGTTCGGGGCGCGGTCCAACGAGGCTCATTTCTCCTTTCAGGACATTCCAGAATTGAGGTATTTCATCGAGATTAGTTTGGCGCATTAATTGTCCGATTTTGGTTCGTCGAGGGTCGTTTTCGATTGCCCATTGAGCTCTGTTTTCTTTTTCGGCGTCGGTGCGCATGGAACGTAATTTATATATTTTAAAGGGTTCACCGTTCTTTCCAGTGCGTATTTGTTTATACAGTACTGAGCCTTTACTTTCCCTTTTTATGAAAATCGCAAGAATTGCCATTAAGGGAATGGATATCAGTAGTCCGACCAGTCCTCCTAAAATATCTATTATTCTTTTTATTACCCGGTTGCCCATACGATCCAGGGGAAGAGTCTCAATGCCCAGAATCGGAATCCCTGAAATGTTTTGTAGATTGAGGCCCGAAAGAAAAACCTGGAATGAGCTCGGGACGATTTTGAAAGCAACGTAATTGCGCTCGCAGATGGTGGCGATCTCAAGGGTCTTTTCTTTTTTTAAATTGGAAGTCGCTATGATTAGAATTTCAATTTCGTGATTCTTAATATGAGTTTCTAAATCCACGTCGGACCCAAGGCCTGGTATGTCTACATCCAACTTGGTAATTTGGTCTTCAGAGTCTGATCTAAAGATTATGCCTACCGGATTGTAGGGGTGATTCTTATCCTTTGACATAGCTTGATACAGCTTGGAGGCATCTTTATTTATGCCAAGAATTGCCACGTTCTTCTGGAGAGAAGGGAGCAGTTCTTTACGAAGTAATAGCTTGTGTAACGCGATTCGCCAGAGGGTGAGTAATCCGCCTGATGTAAAGAGGGCAAGGGTTACGAACATTCTCGATATCTGAGGTTCAAACTTAAGCGCAAGGGAGGTCCCCAAGTAGGCAAAAAACCAAAAGACAGATCCTTTAACAATGACTAAGAATGTCCGGTGTAGGTGAAGAATCTGTTTGTCGTTGTAAAGCCCCAGATAACTAAAAGTGGCTATTAGGGAAAGCGTTCCCAGTACCAGTAGAGGGATATAGAGTTGGTAGTGCGCACCTTCGGGAGGAACGCCCACATGCTTTAAAGCGGTTTCAAATCTCAACCAGTAAGCAAATGATAATGCCAGGAACGTAAATACGGTATCCCCTGCCAGGGAGATGGCTGCTACCGTGCTTTGGTTTGATTTACGCGGATGAGCTTGGGTCATCTATGTTCGGATTGGATAGCGAGAGAGCTAAAATCCGATTCCGAATTGTTCGCCTTGGCAATTAAAATGATGGATGCCTAAAACAGTGGATAAATAAAGGGCGCTATTGAGCTTCCGCCAAATATTATGAGTAGTCCGAAGAGGACGAAAACGACAATGATCGGTATCAGCCAGAACTTCTTGTTGTGCATCAGAAAGCTCCAAAATTCTTTAACCAACCCTTGGGATTGATTTTCGGAAATGTCATCAATGGTCGTTGGTTTGTTGTCTTCCATGCTCCGGATAGTAGTGTGAAAAGTGGAGCGAGGAGCGAGCATAAAACAATGATTGCGGGGAATCAAGGCACCTTCTTCAAATCAATCGGAAGCTTCTATTTCTAGTATTGGCGGAAGTAACGTTTCATATCCTCCGGTTCCTGGTATTTTTTCCAATAACTTTTGCTGGACCGGTCGAATATGAGGGGGAGGGGCTTGCGACCAAAGAGCCGCATGAGGAGGCCGATTGGAACGATAGTTAGCCAGTACATGATGAAGGTGGAGAGTAAGCTGATGATTGCTTCGATAACTGCCGCCAGAGTGCGCCAAACGATATAGGCCATGCGGCCAGCTCGTTTGGAAAGCAAGGTGAGGGTGTATATGGAAACGCCGAAAGCGGAAAAACCGGCAATAATCCAGGGATTCATGACTTCCTGGTTCCACCGGATGATTCCCGTCCAAATTGCACCAACAACCGGCATGCCAAGGAGCATCGTTAGAGCGAACTTTCGGAGCTCTTTCTTATCGGGGTTTTTGTTTACTGTGTTCATCTGATGATACTCCGATCTAATCCAGATCGAAAGATTGTTCGTGTCCTTTATACCGGGCTATCAGCTCGGGTGGTTGATCCGTTTTCAGCAATATACAATTCTCCATTACAAGCACATCCATGCCGGTTGACAGAAAACAGCGTAAGGCGTCCTTGGGTGAATTTACGATGGGTTCGCCGCGCACGTTGAAGCTCGTATTCACCAGCACGC includes these proteins:
- a CDS encoding glycosyltransferase, yielding MRILTIVEPGTDGVFRHVEALCNFLMSKGIDCDLVYSSKRSCPDLFILKERILANGGNVCDMNVGNSPSIGDISASLKILKSIVSKKPDLVHCHSSKAGALGRIVGSIFFPVTPIVYSPHAYYGLLGRSTIKTLIFDSIELFLSGRAFTLNISDDERNYGNRKLGVSPSQSTVLPHGVDTERFKPVSKDNRMKLREKYGIDQRAKIMGIIGRASPQKDYPTLYNAIRFALNKNPEMSFFQVSWGRGLGSIKMLADELKISKRITFSSYLDDVREFYGIVDGVIMTSKYEAGIPYVALEAISCGLPLIASDGIGIRELSSCRFRNVRIAQTKNPQAFSEAMTKWFLEDCCDDPHDRRLIENNFSSGAALGKIALLYEFLLTASQKRATDSASC
- a CDS encoding DUF5989 family protein; translated protein: MVKEFWSFLMHNKKFWLIPIIVVFVLFGLLIIFGGSSIAPFIYPLF
- a CDS encoding class I SAM-dependent methyltransferase, whose translation is MKRLLKKTLRRFLGKPPVSSMTVENLYGYLDAIYHKKMVDGPIVEIGVAYGGTTALACQFLSKIGCHKKYYCVDTFSGFVESQLDKDHKLGLSKIHDNFFSDSSLKHVKENLNRWGITRNIDFIQHDICKANPSDLPDNISICLLDVDLRDPIYDALHLLKNKMAEGGIILVDDCKDGTSWVGADIGYREFVQEEQLEPKYYMGFGVVEFAKDSDQNIPWVFSLRPNKIPKNYYTD
- a CDS encoding sugar transferase, whose product is MTQAHPRKSNQSTVAAISLAGDTVFTFLALSFAYWLRFETALKHVGVPPEGAHYQLYIPLLVLGTLSLIATFSYLGLYNDKQILHLHRTFLVIVKGSVFWFFAYLGTSLALKFEPQISRMFVTLALFTSGGLLTLWRIALHKLLLRKELLPSLQKNVAILGINKDASKLYQAMSKDKNHPYNPVGIIFRSDSEDQITKLDVDIPGLGSDVDLETHIKNHEIEILIIATSNLKKEKTLEIATICERNYVAFKIVPSSFQVFLSGLNLQNISGIPILGIETLPLDRMGNRVIKRIIDILGGLVGLLISIPLMAILAIFIKRESKGSVLYKQIRTGKNGEPFKIYKLRSMRTDAEKENRAQWAIENDPRRTKIGQLMRQTNLDEIPQFWNVLKGEMSLVGPRPERPELIEGFLYEVQHYQTRHSVKPGLTGWAQINGLRGNTSLESRIQYDLFYIENWSVWMDVYIMVMTLVRRKNAY
- a CDS encoding glycosyltransferase family 1 protein, with protein sequence MNFLTPIWRRSSTAFSIPKLVFEVMRVAFNGRFSGTNRPTGTQTVAFWIFESVLRKKRDFEVFVFVDTSTDKRIQNWNNYPGVRIIHVPFRSWGKIRCNAWEQIVFPTLARNLNCDLIHNPINTCPRYCRGISNIVTVHDLNFLHHPEWYGFTFRRWLVHWILPAIKKAESVVCVSDYVQKDVTKTLKLNSRNVHRIYNGVKSSIVSEEVTATHGSYVLTVNPWQPHKNLRRVIEAMKLIWGKRPELDLVIVGRAQENFGKGENLREHLDDPRIRVLDYVSEEELKILYSEAALLCYPSLEEGFGLPILESLISGAPVVTSNLSCLPEIGGSSCQYVDPFSAISIAEGIQVLLNEDSVSRNSRIEKGLVHAKKFNWSLVAEQYIELYKQCVS